A segment of the bacterium genome:
GGCCACGAGCCGGATGCCGTCGGCCTCGAGCCGTCCGCCCAGCACCTTGCCCACACCCCACAGGCGGCGCACCGGCAACCCGGCCAGGAGTTCGCGCTCGGTGCCGGGCGCGATGACCACGAAGCCGTCGGGTTTCTCCAGGTCGCTGGCGAGCTTCGCGAGGAACTTGTTGGGCGCCACCCCCACCGACGCCACCAGACCGATCTCGTCGCGGATCCGCTCCCTGATGCGGCGGCCGATCTCCGGCGGCGCCCCGAAGAGGCGCCCGCAGCCGCTGACATCGAGGAAGGCCTCGTCGATGGAGAGGGGTTCGACCAGGGGGGTGAAGTCGGCGAAGATCGCGAAGACCGCCGCGGAGACCTCGGCGTAGCGGTCCATGCGCCCGCGGAGGAAGACCCCGTCCGGGCACAGCCGCACCGCCCGGGCGGCGCTCATGGCGCTGTGCACCCCGAACCGGCGCGCTTCGTAGCTGGCGGCGGCGACCACGCCGCGGCCTTCGGGCGTGCCGCCGACGATGACCGGACGCCCCCGCAGGGAAGGATCGTCGAGCACCTCGACCGAGGCGTAGAACGCGTCCATGTCCACGTGCAGGATCGCGCGGTCGAAAATCGGTGGGGTCAGCGGGGCTGCGGGCGCCATGGGGCCGGTCCTGTCCTGGGGCGGATTCGACGCGGAGGGCGGGGATTCCGCCGCGCCCGGGGATTATCGGGCCCACAGGCCGCTCCGTCCAGCCCGGAAGTCCGACCCGCCGGCGGAAAATCGGGAACTTCAATTTTTGGGATTCATTTTCATTAAATCGTTATAATCCAAACAGTTTAACTGTTGACAGGATGCGATCAGTTGTCCTACGGTGGAGGACGCTTGGTATCGAGAACGACGATGCACGGCACCATCTCCCCTCTCGTACGTCCGAAGGAGGACCCGACCATGAAGAATAAGCTGTTCCTCAGTCTGCTCTGTCTCGCTTTCGTCGGCATGATGTTCGCCCCCGGCGATGCGGCGGCCGAGGCCTTCAAGGGCAAAGTCGGCGGCGGGCCGACGGGCGGCACTTTCAACACGTTCACCAACGCCATGGCCGTCTACGTGCCGAAGCAGCTCGAGAACGTGAAGCTTTCCGCCGTCGGTTCCGGCGGCTCGGTCGAGAACGTCAAGCGCGTCAGCAGCGGTGAGAGCGACTTCGGTCTGTGCTACGCCGTGGACAGCGCGCTGGGCCGCAACGGCAAGCTCCCCAAGGACGAGAACAAGTACGACGGCCTGCGCGCCATGGGCTTCCTCTACGGCGCCCCCGCCCAGCTCGTCGTCCGCGCCGACAGCGACATCAAGTCGGCCTACGACCTCAAGGGCAAGAAGGTCGCCGTCGGCAACGCCGGCTCCGGTGCCGCCGCCAGCGCCGAGCGCTTCTTCCGCCACATCGGCGTGTGGGACGAGTTCAGCCCGCAGTTCCTGGGCTACTCCGCCGCCGCCGGCGCGTTCAAGGACGGCAAGATCGACGCCTTCTGGCTGCTCGTCGGCCCCCCGAACCGCGCCATCATCGAGGCCAGCGTGCAGGTGGACATCCGCCTGATCCCCGTCGGTCTGGACGCCGAGAAGTCCGGCTTCTACAAGGAATTCGCCTACATCCCGATGGACATCCCGGCCGGCATGTACGGCGAGGGCATGCCCGCCTGCCCGTCGTTCCAGGACGCGTGCTTCCTGTCGGTGAACGCGAACGTCCCCGACGACGTGGTCTACGACATCATGAAGACGCTGTGGTCCGCCGAGGGCATGGAGGCCATGACGGCCGCCAAGAAGACCTTCAAGAGCATGAACATGGAGAACGGCTTCGACGGCGCCAGCATCCCGCTGCACCCCGGTGCGGTGAAGTTCTGGGAAGAGCAAGGCAAGACGGTGCCCGCCAACCTGAAGTGATCCGGCGCGGCACGTGCGCCGCCCACCGGATGTTCACGCGGGGAGGGGGCTCGGCTCCCTCCCCGCTCTTGTTCCCGATCCGCCCGCCGGGAATCCCGGCAGGAAAAGAGTTGCAGCAATGAGCGATCCCCAAAACCCGGAAGCCCTCCCCGAGGGAGCCAGCCAGGAAGTCCTGGACGAGCTCATGGAGAAGGATGCCAAGTCCGGCCGCACACTGACGCGGTTCTGGTACTGGATCACGAGCGGGCTCGGCATT
Coding sequences within it:
- a CDS encoding DNA polymerase IV, with the protein product MAPAAPLTPPIFDRAILHVDMDAFYASVEVLDDPSLRGRPVIVGGTPEGRGVVAAASYEARRFGVHSAMSAARAVRLCPDGVFLRGRMDRYAEVSAAVFAIFADFTPLVEPLSIDEAFLDVSGCGRLFGAPPEIGRRIRERIRDEIGLVASVGVAPNKFLAKLASDLEKPDGFVVIAPGTERELLAGLPVRRLWGVGKVLGGRLEADGIRLVADLLARPRAQLIRTYGDHMAQLLELAVGHDERPVIPSHAAKSIGNETTFGEDVADGEQLVGILHHLCDKVARRLRAHDFVASTLTLKARYPDFTTHTRSVTLPEPTDSDTEIRAQARDLLERALGRRGRPLRLIGITASNLGRPGGQPELFPDPQRVRQRDLDRVLDGVRDRFGAKLGRGLPRRPGS
- a CDS encoding TAXI family TRAP transporter solute-binding subunit produces the protein MKNKLFLSLLCLAFVGMMFAPGDAAAEAFKGKVGGGPTGGTFNTFTNAMAVYVPKQLENVKLSAVGSGGSVENVKRVSSGESDFGLCYAVDSALGRNGKLPKDENKYDGLRAMGFLYGAPAQLVVRADSDIKSAYDLKGKKVAVGNAGSGAAASAERFFRHIGVWDEFSPQFLGYSAAAGAFKDGKIDAFWLLVGPPNRAIIEASVQVDIRLIPVGLDAEKSGFYKEFAYIPMDIPAGMYGEGMPACPSFQDACFLSVNANVPDDVVYDIMKTLWSAEGMEAMTAAKKTFKSMNMENGFDGASIPLHPGAVKFWEEQGKTVPANLK